One Methylophaga marina DNA window includes the following coding sequences:
- a CDS encoding quinoprotein dehydrogenase-associated SoxYZ-like carrier, producing the protein MKVLLKHFGFAALLSLVLLPWMSMADDEPEEQWQTLKEIYFEDKTILEDADDWLIIEAPKRAEDAAIVPIHLISKKPQTTNSYIKNLHVFIDNNPMPYSANFHLSPVLETVDISTRMRVDQYTYIRAIAEMNDGSLHMVKRFVKASGGCSAPAAKDQVAAMARLGKMQIRYRDGDTEQAKPVQVVISHPNNSGLQMDLKTRGYIPAHYVEKMLITLDDKVLMTIDTGISISEDPSMRFVLPAGEEGHGVLKAEVTDNKKQVYTIEKHI; encoded by the coding sequence ATGAAAGTATTATTAAAACATTTCGGCTTTGCTGCTTTATTGAGCTTAGTCTTATTGCCATGGATGAGCATGGCTGATGATGAACCTGAAGAACAATGGCAAACCCTGAAAGAAATCTACTTTGAAGATAAAACTATTCTTGAAGATGCGGATGACTGGTTAATTATCGAGGCACCGAAAAGAGCAGAAGATGCGGCGATTGTGCCGATACATCTTATTTCAAAGAAACCACAAACGACCAATTCGTATATCAAAAATCTCCACGTTTTTATTGATAATAACCCCATGCCATATTCGGCTAACTTCCATTTATCACCGGTATTAGAAACGGTGGATATTTCCACACGCATGCGGGTTGACCAATATACCTATATACGTGCTATCGCTGAGATGAATGACGGTAGCCTGCATATGGTGAAACGTTTTGTTAAGGCTTCTGGTGGATGCAGTGCACCTGCAGCAAAAGACCAGGTAGCGGCGATGGCCAGACTTGGCAAAATGCAAATTCGTTATCGTGACGGTGATACTGAGCAAGCCAAACCGGTCCAGGTCGTGATTAGCCACCCCAACAATAGTGGTTTACAGATGGATTTAAAAACCCGTGGTTATATACCCGCTCATTATGTCGAGAAAATGTTGATAACACTGGATGATAAAGTGTTAATGACCATCGATACAGGCATTTCCATCAGCGAAGATCCCAGCATGCGCTTTGTTTTACCTGCAGGCGAAGAAGGGCATGGAGTGCTGAAAGCGGAAGTAACAGATAATAAAAAACAGGTTTATACGATAGAAAAACACATTTAA
- a CDS encoding EAL domain-containing protein: MKQRMLLWIVATRNSFVSLLPLTFLRVTLDLLVYFPNTFYQNFMTDWLGDNWKVPLAQISEATFSFFALALTAIISVQLVYRLNSSNATEGDMPTPLMVAISAAINFIIFISLLGYSPIDFSIEAMALAIILGVATAELVSWLTHKRLLDLLHLSVESDTAFYNAMRLTPTIVLVGVFFFLLAAFIAVLPDFPDVYNTITHGAQETGFGAWILSTLTVLVNQGLWFVGIHGGIAIESYQQGAFFINDVVAISTDWVTRSVYESFVLIGGSGATMGLVIAILVATRTGVQNKVAKISIIPSLFNINDILIYGLPLVLNPRYLIPFFAVPLLLMAMSLLAFQSGWVDVVNQSKVTWTTPPVLSAWLLTESWRGVALQLMSIIISTLLYLPFVRKAEVYRHQQEQLAFEEATNTIIHNGQTKLQIISRQDKVGMIARDLVYDLRQAIYRDELTVVYQPKHHRSGHIVGVEALVRWTHPRYGFVSPAMLVMLAEDSGDINKLGNWVFEQCCITKAKWNKEGHHALTMAINISPLQLNDNALPAFLTRCIQQYGLSTDEIELEITESSEISDSKQVEKILQEISDLGIHLAMDDFGMGYSSLLHMRRFTVNAIKIDGSITRDVLTNSTNADIIRTISALGKSQKVSVVAEYVETLEQREALVEMGCDIFQGYYHSPPLKPEDCSMYFLSHRIEGAH, from the coding sequence TTGAAACAACGAATGCTGTTATGGATAGTAGCAACACGTAATAGTTTTGTTTCATTACTTCCCCTGACATTTCTACGTGTCACATTGGATCTATTGGTTTATTTCCCAAACACGTTTTATCAAAACTTCATGACTGACTGGCTGGGTGATAACTGGAAAGTACCTCTAGCCCAGATAAGTGAAGCCACTTTCAGTTTTTTTGCGTTGGCGTTAACTGCGATTATTTCTGTGCAGTTGGTCTATCGACTAAATAGCAGTAACGCTACTGAGGGTGATATGCCGACCCCATTGATGGTGGCCATCAGTGCAGCTATCAACTTTATTATATTCATCTCATTACTTGGTTATTCGCCCATTGACTTCAGCATAGAAGCGATGGCACTGGCTATTATTTTAGGTGTAGCAACGGCAGAGTTAGTCTCCTGGTTAACGCACAAACGATTGCTGGACTTATTACATCTCTCTGTTGAGTCGGATACGGCATTTTATAATGCCATGCGTTTAACCCCCACTATTGTTTTGGTCGGGGTTTTCTTTTTTCTGCTGGCCGCATTTATTGCTGTGCTGCCTGATTTTCCGGATGTGTACAACACCATTACACATGGGGCACAGGAAACTGGGTTCGGTGCATGGATACTTAGCACTCTCACCGTACTGGTTAACCAGGGCTTATGGTTTGTCGGTATTCATGGTGGAATTGCTATTGAGTCATACCAGCAAGGGGCATTTTTTATTAATGATGTTGTTGCCATCAGTACTGATTGGGTAACACGGTCTGTTTACGAAAGCTTCGTTTTAATAGGTGGCTCAGGCGCAACCATGGGATTGGTTATCGCCATATTAGTTGCCACACGCACAGGTGTTCAAAATAAGGTCGCCAAAATTTCAATTATCCCGAGTCTGTTTAATATTAACGATATCTTGATCTATGGCCTCCCTCTTGTTCTCAACCCTCGCTATTTAATCCCCTTTTTCGCTGTGCCATTGTTATTGATGGCGATGTCATTGCTGGCCTTTCAATCCGGTTGGGTTGATGTGGTAAATCAATCCAAAGTGACATGGACAACACCGCCTGTGTTATCGGCCTGGCTACTGACTGAATCGTGGCGCGGCGTCGCGTTACAATTAATGAGCATTATTATCAGCACGCTGCTCTATCTACCGTTCGTTCGTAAAGCTGAAGTTTACAGGCATCAACAAGAGCAACTCGCTTTTGAGGAGGCGACCAATACGATTATTCATAACGGTCAGACCAAGCTGCAAATTATTAGCAGACAAGATAAAGTCGGCATGATTGCCAGAGATCTAGTGTATGACCTACGTCAAGCCATTTACCGTGATGAGTTGACTGTTGTTTACCAACCTAAGCATCATCGTTCTGGTCACATTGTGGGCGTTGAAGCACTGGTGCGTTGGACACATCCACGCTACGGCTTTGTATCCCCTGCCATGCTCGTCATGCTGGCTGAAGACAGTGGCGATATTAATAAATTAGGTAACTGGGTATTTGAGCAATGCTGCATCACTAAAGCCAAGTGGAATAAAGAAGGCCATCATGCTCTGACGATGGCAATAAATATTTCACCACTCCAGCTCAATGATAATGCCTTGCCTGCATTTCTCACACGTTGTATTCAACAATACGGACTCAGTACGGATGAAATTGAATTAGAAATTACTGAGTCATCTGAAATTTCTGACTCGAAGCAAGTAGAGAAAATATTACAGGAAATCAGTGATCTCGGTATTCATCTGGCCATGGATGATTTTGGTATGGGCTACTCATCGCTTTTACATATGCGTCGCTTTACTGTGAATGCGATTAAAATTGATGGGTCGATTACCCGTGATGTGCTAACGAACTCTACCAATGCCGATATTATCCGCACTATCAGTGCATTGGGTAAATCTCAGAAAGTCTCGGTTGTGGCTGAATATGTAGAAACGCTAGAACAAAGAGAGGCCCTAGTGGAAATGGGCTGTGATATATTCCAAGGCTACTATCATAGTCCCCCGTTAAAACCTGAAGATTGCTCTATGTATTTTTTATCTCACCGTATCGAAGGTGCTCACTAA
- a CDS encoding quinoprotein relay system zinc metallohydrolase 2, with protein MKNKTKVTLSTVTIVISTLLMLKANAEEYPVKQVSEGIYYHQGVQEDANRDNKGEIANTGFIIGEKCIAVVDTGGSYLEGKSLLEVIRDKSDLPICYVINTHAHPDHFLGNAAFKETEATFIGNDKMPAAIEARKSFYETRFSDILGPHFKGTEFIEPTQLVSVDDPITIDLGERELVLTSYPTSHTDNDLTVLDKKTKTLWTGDLLFVKRIPALDGSINGWLTTIDALKSMKLNAVIPGHGPAQHDEWQQAFDDEAHYFSTIREQIRAIIYDMGTINEATESVGLSEKGKWLLFDDYHKRNITAAFTELEWE; from the coding sequence ATGAAAAATAAAACAAAAGTCACGTTAAGCACCGTGACTATAGTCATCAGCACCTTGTTGATGCTGAAAGCCAATGCGGAAGAATACCCAGTAAAACAAGTGAGTGAGGGTATTTATTATCACCAGGGTGTTCAGGAAGATGCCAATCGGGACAATAAAGGTGAAATAGCCAATACCGGTTTTATCATCGGAGAAAAGTGTATCGCCGTAGTTGATACCGGTGGGAGTTATCTTGAAGGTAAATCGCTTTTGGAAGTGATACGCGATAAAAGTGATTTACCGATTTGTTATGTTATCAATACCCATGCTCATCCGGATCATTTTTTAGGCAATGCAGCATTCAAAGAGACTGAAGCAACCTTTATTGGCAATGATAAAATGCCAGCTGCAATCGAAGCCCGAAAATCGTTTTATGAAACCCGTTTCAGTGACATTCTGGGGCCTCACTTTAAAGGCACAGAGTTTATTGAGCCCACCCAATTAGTGAGTGTGGATGACCCCATCACCATTGATTTGGGGGAACGTGAACTGGTTCTGACCAGCTATCCCACCTCACACACAGATAATGATCTGACGGTGCTGGATAAAAAAACCAAGACCTTATGGACCGGCGACTTACTCTTTGTAAAACGGATTCCAGCCCTGGATGGCAGTATTAATGGTTGGCTAACCACGATCGATGCTCTTAAATCTATGAAGTTGAATGCAGTGATTCCCGGGCATGGACCTGCTCAACATGATGAGTGGCAACAAGCCTTTGATGACGAAGCGCATTATTTCAGTACGATTCGAGAGCAAATCAGAGCCATTATTTATGATATGGGCACTATCAATGAAGCAACCGAATCTGTCGGTCTGAGTGAGAAGGGCAAGTGGTTGTTATTTGATGATTATCATAAACGCAATATCACCGCTGCTTTTACCGAACTGGAATGGGAATAG
- a CDS encoding DUF4242 domain-containing protein — MNKYIIEREIAGAGDLTNNDLDQITDKSCSILREMGPEIEWVESYVTDNKIYCVYKAESKDLILRHAEQGGFPANVISEVKNMIKPK; from the coding sequence ATGAATAAATATATTATCGAGCGAGAAATTGCAGGTGCAGGTGATTTGACCAATAATGATCTGGACCAGATAACGGACAAATCCTGTTCGATTTTAAGAGAGATGGGGCCGGAAATTGAGTGGGTAGAAAGTTATGTGACAGATAATAAAATCTATTGTGTATACAAAGCTGAAAGTAAGGATTTAATCTTGCGTCATGCAGAGCAAGGTGGTTTTCCTGCCAACGTTATCTCAGAAGTCAAAAATATGATTAAACCAAAATAA
- a CDS encoding TetR/AcrR family transcriptional regulator, with protein sequence MTLQKHIKKEQILNHGIQLLMKHGYHGTGIKLILDTVKVPKGSFYSYFDSKENFTSEAITHYIAPFISRLQGFLDNPELNGHQAIKAYFDSLITDLEHSDFSGGCLLGDMMGEISTSSELCRQTLLAAITNYCQLISQGLSDGQALGIIRDDLPADDMATLLFDQWQGALLHMKVEKSTAPLSRCLSQLLDDYFLQR encoded by the coding sequence ATGACATTACAAAAACACATCAAAAAAGAACAAATTCTTAACCATGGCATTCAGTTACTAATGAAACATGGTTATCACGGCACAGGTATCAAACTGATACTCGACACAGTCAAGGTGCCAAAAGGTTCGTTCTATAGTTATTTTGATAGTAAAGAAAATTTCACATCCGAGGCAATTACGCATTACATCGCGCCTTTCATTTCCAGATTACAAGGCTTTTTGGATAATCCGGAATTAAATGGTCATCAGGCTATAAAAGCGTATTTCGACTCTTTGATAACTGATCTTGAACACTCAGATTTTAGCGGTGGTTGTTTACTGGGCGATATGATGGGGGAAATCAGTACCTCCAGTGAGTTATGTCGACAGACATTACTCGCGGCGATCACGAATTATTGTCAGCTCATAAGTCAGGGGCTCAGTGATGGTCAGGCATTAGGTATTATTCGTGATGATCTGCCTGCAGATGACATGGCCACGCTGCTGTTCGATCAATGGCAGGGTGCGTTACTGCATATGAAAGTGGAAAAATCGACAGCCCCGTTATCACGGTGTTTATCGCAATTACTGGACGACTATTTTCTTCAACGTTAA